TTCCCATACCCTTATCATGATGGGACTAATACCATAGGGTGTTGATGAGTCATTCGGTCATCGAAGATGTTGAGGATCGTATTGAAAACCGTATCATCCGACGGAAGATCATCAAGACCAATGACTCACAGTATGCAAGTGGGTACCGCTACGCGTTCCACTACGGCTACACAGACGGACGTGGTACC
This sequence is a window from Halohasta litchfieldiae. Protein-coding genes within it:
- a CDS encoding toxin-antitoxin system TumE family protein, with amino-acid sequence MSHSVIEDVEDRIENRIIRRKIIKTNDSQYASGYRYAFHYGYTDGRGTILRYDNENETVGRHECHTSDGVTEIEFPGMMELRDRFIDEIKDQP